The genomic stretch GCATTCCATGCACAGTAGGACGACGTCTCCTATTCGGGGGCCGGTCTTGGGGAACCCAAATGCAGTTCTTGGATCTGTGCTGGGTTCTGATAGTGTGGTCATTGGGCCGGCCATGAGCACAGGTCAGCAGACACCTGCTTCTCCGAGGCGACAAGATACGGATGAGGGTCCAGCTGGCGGTGGCATAAGGGCTGTTTAGACCTTGCAGATCTTTTTTGTTTATGACAGAGCATTTAAACGTTTAACTACCTATGTAATGTTTATTTCCAGTCTGAGGAGACGTTCATGTCATGGTAGCTACCCCTATTCTTACAACCGACCATGGGTAATCGTGTTTCCAACCCAGCTATTCTGACTCCAAGATGTCACAGTGGAATTAAACGGCTAGATTTGATGATTGTTTTTGGGATCCACAAGGCGCCAGATCATGACGATCTGGTGTGTACGGGTTCTCAAGCCACTTCAGGGTTCATTTCATGTTGTACAGCAAATGCGGTCATTCAGCACAGAATATCCCTGCAAGACATGGATCAATGCGAATTGTATTCTCACTGCCACAGGTGCTGGCAGCTACACAAGGTATCTGAGTCGATTGTTCCTTTTCTCCCGAACCGAGGCTGCGTGCTTGTACCCCTAACTGCCTAGTTCTCTCCTTCGCTCTTCCTCCGTTGCTCCACCCTGTCTTCTTCGTGATCGCCACATGAGCACCACAAGTACTAAGGTGTTCAAGGGAATTCGAACGGCTGGTCCTGAGGGGTACGCCATTTTCCTTTGATAGCATCATACGAGAAGTAAACTGGACGCGAAGGCGGCATCTCATATGGCTGAACCGAGGTGGACTGGTCGGATATCATGGTCGCGGTCCGCTGGCCTTCCTGATACCAAATGTTGACAGTCTCAATGGGCTGGTATTCTCCGTGAGTGCCTGTCAGGAGCATGTTCTTGCCAAACCAGATCTTCATAATTGTTAGCGAATGAAGTATCAAAACATAAGCCGGGCAACCAGAAACCTACCGGAGTCCACTTCTTGGAAGTTGGGTCTCGAACACCAACCGGAATATGAACCCCGACTGCATAGTCGTTGGAGGCAACGTTCAGAGAGTCAGGCTTCGCATGGGGATTTTCCTGCTTGGCAGACCAATCACCGTCCTGGTCCAGGGTGTAAGAGGAACCAAGCTCACACTGCTGCCAAGTGCCGCTGTACATGACCTCTGAGCCAGGAGCGGGCATGTCCGTGGCCCAGTTGAGTCCGTATTTTGTGGTCCACTGAACGTTCATGTGGGGGGCGAGGATCTTGGAGGCATAAACCACATTGAACTCGGGCTTGTCCCCGGTCGCAACAGCTTTGGCGACCTGAAGCAAGTACTGGTTCTCGCGGAGCTTGTCACGGTCCTCCTTGGACTGGTCGATCTCGGCGATGTAACGAGTCGGCATGATAGGCAAGTGTGTGTTGTTCTTCGAGGGTTGAAATATGGGGAAACGGCTGATGTCTTCTGGAGAGTTGGTGGACAGCCGGAGTTGGTCGTGGTGAGGGCCTCTTTATAGACATCTGTGTGGCACATGTTCCTCTGTCTATGTCAGTTCTCTTCCTAGGTAATGGATTTTTAGACCTTCCGCCTTGCAGCCGGATACTTGGGAAAGGCCAAGggaggtacctacctaccacaAACAAGTCCGAGAGGACTTTGGTGAGTCGGGGACTTGATGGCAATCCCTGTTCTGAACATGGAACTCGGATAAACAAGACCTGTGGCTGGCTGAGCAAGAGCAAGAGTGCAGAGCGTCCGTCTCACATTCAGCTAGCTGTATTCCCGGAAGCATTCACCGGAATCATGATCCAGCCCGCCTCGTCGCATGAAGCACGAGGATCAGCTTTCTTGCCAGTGAACAACTATCCCATTTCAGGATTCGACGGCAGCAACTTTCAATATCTCCTCGACGGGATAGCTTGATGCAGACGATGCCAGCAAGGATTCGCTAATATTCTGCACTCGCCATCCTGCATCACTCACCCTTCAGCTTCTATCCTTCAAGCCAGGATACCCAAAAGGGGGAACAGAACATGGTAACATTCTTGTTCTGGTGATATATCAAGAAATGGCAAGACAAAGCCTAGTTCTTTTCCATGTACACATCAAGTTTGGCAATCTGTCTCCTAAAATCCTCCAGTTCTCTTACCCGTATCTGCCCCTCCCATTTCCCTGCTAATAAGTACACACGGACTTCTTTTTGAATCACAATGTCCCCAACGAGCTCGATCATTTTAGGGCCAAGAACAGGATCACCCGCTGCTCAAAATGCGCTACCGAGTCAGCCATATGGCAAGCCTTCTTGCCCGGCTTTGGACCTGCTACCATCCTGACAGCTTGGGAAGACTTTGGTAGGCCCGGCCGCATGGGTAGAGGGATTCTCAAGAAGTGGAGGTGGATCTCGCATCTCACAACCGTCCACGGTATTTGCATTTGCCAGATAAGGCACCAGCGCACTGCCTTTGTTGAGGCGCTTGCAGTTGCCAGCGCTAGGTGCCTAGACGCAACCTTGAAGCGCTTGGAGCTGCCAGCTACAGGTGCGTGATCGAAACTGTGTTTGGTTCCCGAACGCCTCGTTCAACTTGCAAAATGAGGAGCTACTGCGGTGGCTGGCGATTTGAGCCGTGTGCCCGCCCTATTTCTTTTTATGAAtctccttccttcttcaCAACATACTCTACCATCACCGACGCCATGATATCCTATATTTGCCCTGTCTCGATAGCCCCTTCGCAGATCACCACAGCTAGGGAGCGCTATGCAAGCGAAACCAAGCTCAGTATTCGAACTCACATTCCTCCGGAACCGTTCGGGCCCAACCACTGGGAGGCGAGCCCTGAAGTCAATGTCGAACATTGACATCACCGACTTCAATTTGCAGTGGATAACCCTACATTGGACCCTAGTCCTTGGGAAACACTGGAAGATATCGATCGTGACGAGGAGATGCTCGTCATCGAGAGATACATTGAACAGAAGGAAGACGGCGGCTCGACTGTTGTAGAGTGTCATCTTCAAAAACATCCATCAGTGCAATACATTGCTAAGATCTACGACGCGGTTGATTACCCAGACCCAActcaagaagatgaagaagatggaggcaTGGACTGCATAACCCGCGCCGATTTGGACTATGCTCTTGAAGTCAGTTCTTTCATTTTCATGGAGAAtatggtggaggaggggcatcGTAGGTGTGCACCCCAATATTTTGATGCCTCGACGTTCTGCGTTGAGACTCACATTCCGGGTCATCCACGATGGGTGCGCATGATTCTGCTCGAGCTGATGGATGGTACGACGAGAGAGAACATGCTTCTGCAAAAGAAACAGGTGCGGGACAACGAGCGCACCTTGGTCCTCGAGCATGTGATTGAGGCTGAGCGATACTTCTGGCGGACATGCCAGATGGGCTTCCTGAAGGACCTCAATCCAGGCAAGATTATGATCCGGAAGGACTGGATCGTGGCTTTCATTGGTTACACAGACTTCCGGTTATGTTATTACCTGAGCATTCGGTCACATCCCAGGGATTGGCTTGAAAACGCCCCCGTCAAGGCGCTGTCACCCATCAAACACTACTGGCCCTATCCACCCATCAGTTCTAGCGAGCTGAAGACGGGACTATGGAGTGAGTGGGTACCCAAATCCTAGATTGCCAACGAGGATCAATTCGCTCAACGGTTGATCAGACGATGACAGGTACGTACCTGCGCCCGTTGAATGGATGTTTGGAAAGATGTTCCGGGACCAGCGTAAACCAGAGACCCTCGAGCTGCGCAAGATATTAAAAGGAGAGCCTCTTAActcttttaatataaagtAGACACTCCCGCAAAACTATCGTATTCATAATGATCAACTAGCTTCTCAGTTATTCTAATTCACCTATAGAGTATTTTTAATGGCATAACGTCTTTTTTAAAAGTCTATTAATTGTATTTTAAGGCCTGATAGCTATCCTTTGGAGCCTGTTGATAATTCTTTAAGGCTTAATGATTATCTTTTGAGGCCTCGTGATTATCTTTTAAGGCCTAATAACTGTCTTTCGAGGCCTCGTGATTATATTTTAAGGCCTATCGACTGTTCCTTGAGGCCTATAATCTGTATTCTACGATACAGTTTAGGATACCATTCTTCGTTAACTTTTTACTCTCATATTGCAATCTTTAAGCCTTTGGTGTATTTCTTGGCAAATTACCTTACGGGAACTACGTTGGAGAGGCTGAACCTTGAAATACACTTTTAGTGGCAGTGTGACAGGATTTGGGAATGCCGGAGAGAAAAGGTTGATACCGAAGCTGTCAGCCTGAGGACATATCGGGAGCTGAGACAAGCTGGTTGCTCGAGCCTACAACGAGAAAAAAGGCCCCGGCAGCCGGGGATGCACGCACCAGTGCATGAGCGTATAGGGACAGATACATAAGGTACTTAAGTAGGTatattgaaatggtgagaaaacaaacaaaaacaaccacaacaccacaaatataccct from Podospora pseudopauciseta strain CBS 411.78 chromosome 3, whole genome shotgun sequence encodes the following:
- a CDS encoding hypothetical protein (EggNog:ENOG503PYEI); translation: MPTRYIAEIDQSKEDRDKLRENQYLLQVAKAVATGDKPEFNVVYASKILAPHMNVQWTTKYGLNWATDMPAPGSEVMYSGTWQQCELGSSYTLDQDGDWSAKQENPHAKPDSLNVASNDYAVGVHIPVGVRDPTSKKWTPIWFGKNMLLTGTHGEYQPIETVNIWYQEGQRTATMISDQSTSVQPYEMPPSRPVYFSYDAIKGKWRTPQDQPFEFP